The Glycine soja cultivar W05 chromosome 6, ASM419377v2, whole genome shotgun sequence genome has a window encoding:
- the LOC114415216 gene encoding CBL-interacting serine/threonine-protein kinase 8-like, producing the protein MVVRKVGKYEIGRTIGEGTFAKVKFAQNTETGESVAMKVLDRSTIIKHKMVDQIKREISIMKLVRHPYVVRLHEVLASRTKIYIILEFITGGELFDKIIHHGRLSEADSRRYFQQLIDGVDYCHSKGVYHRDLKPENLLLNSLGNIKISDFGLSAFPEQGVSILRTTCGTPNYVAPEVLSHKGYNGAVADVWSCGVILFVLLAGYLPFDELDLTTLYSKIERAEFSCPSWFPVGAKMLIHRILDPNPETRITIEQIRNDEWFQRSYVPVSLLEYEDVNLDDVNAAFDDAEEPRADQQCDKEDMGPLMLNAFDLIILSQGLNLATIFDRGQDSVKYQTRFISQKPAKVVLSSMEVVAQSMGFKTHIRNYKMRVEGISANKTSYFSVILEIFEVAPTFYMVDIQKAAGDTGEYLKFYKNFCSNLEDIIWKPPHEASKSRISKTKSKRR; encoded by the exons ATGGTGGTGAGGAAAGTGGGGAAGTACGAGATTGGGAGAACGATTGGGGAGGGAACCTTTGCCAAGGTGAAATTCGCTCAGAACACAGAAACTGGCGAGAGCGTGGCCATGAAGGTGCTCGATAGAAGCACCATCATCAAGCACAAGATGGTCGACCAG ATCAAGAGGGAGATTTCGATCATGAAGCTAGTTAGGCACCCTTATGTTGTTCGCCTGCACGAG GTTCTTGCAAGCCGTACTaagatttatattatattgGAGTTCATCACGGGTGGTgaattgtttgataaaatt ATACACCATGGCCGCCTTAGTGAAGCTGATTCTAGAAGATATTTCCAACAGCTTATTGACGGTGTAGATTATTGCCACAGTAAGGGAGTTTATCACAGAGATTTAAAG CCTGAAAATCTTTTACTCAATTCACTAGGAAATATAAAGATTTCCGATTTTGGTTTGAGTGCATTTCCTGAGCAG GGGGTGAGTATCCTTCGGACAACTTGTGGGACTCCGAACTATGTGGCTCCTGAG GTACTCAGTCATAAGGGTTACAACGGTGCTGTGGCAGATGTTTGGTCCTGTGGGGTTATCCTCTTTGTCCTACTGGCTGGATATCTTCCTTTTGATGAGCTTGATCTAACCACCTTATATAGTAAG atTGAGAGAGCAGAGTTTTCATGCCCTTCTTGGTTTCCAGTGGGAGCAAAAATGTTGATACATAGAATTTTGGACCCAAATCCTGAAACT CGTATAACAATTGAGCAGATAAGAAATGATGAATGGTTTCAGAGGAGTTATGTTCCTGTCAGTCTTCTTGAGTATGAAGATGTAAATCTTGATGATGTAAATGCTGCTTTTGACGATGCTGAG GAACCAAGGGCTGATCAACAATGTGATAAGGAGGACATGGGTCCTCTAATGCTTAATGCATTTGACTTGATAATTTTGTCTCAAGGCTTAAATCTTGCAACAATCTTTGATCGTGGGCAG GACTCTGTGAAGTACCAAACCCGCTTTATCTCTCAAAAGCCAGCAAAAGTGGTTTTATCAAGTATGGAAGTTGTGGCACAATCAATGGGATTTAAGACGCATATTCGCAACTACAAG ATGAGGGTAGAGGGTATTTCAGCAAATAAAACATCCTATTTCTCTGTCATCCTGGAA ATTTTTGAAGTGGCTCCTACATTTTATATGGTAGACATTCAGAAAGCAGCTGGAGATACTGGTGAATACCTCAAG TTTTACAAGAACTTTTGTAGCAATCTTGAGGATATAATCTGGAAACCGCCTCATGAAGCAAGCAAATCAAGGATCTCCAAGACCAAAAGCAAGAGACGATAG